CCAATATCTTTCGAGAAGTTGTTATGTTTTTCCAGCGCCTGATTAATTTCCTGCTCGCTGACGGAGTACTGCGTAAGCTGGTTACAGCCCACCAGCAGGCCGCTGATAACAAACGCAGCAGCAATGACAATCTTTTTCATGGGGTTCCTCAACATGATATCGGCGCTTCTGTCCTGATGCGTCAGTATGTCAGGGTGAAATCCATGAGACCAGCAGAAAAAACTGATAATGAAAGGGGGCGGGAGAGGGTTCCCGCCCTGGGAATGTTATATCGCCTGCGACGAAAGCAGATTGATTTGCGTCTGCTTCGCCATATTGTCGCGGTAATCGGTTACGCGCGACGGCCAGCTAATTCCAGCCACCAGCGTCAAATTACGCAGCAATGGGAACAGGTGAATATCATCCTCTGACAGTTCGCCATTCACGGCATTCGGCTTCACGATTAGCTTATCCAGCGCGCGCAAATCGTCACTGATGTTTTTGATAAGCCCCGGCGAGTGGGAGAGGTGTTCGGCAAAATTACCGATGGCAGCCTCTTTTTTCTCGACGAAATAGGCTCGTGCCTGCGGCGTGGCAAATTCATCAAAAGCGCCGGTGGCAAAACGTGGAATGAGCAGGCGATTAACGTAGCCGTTCACTTTTCGCAGCCACTCCTCGATGGCCGGATTGCGTTTACCGGTGAGCAAGGGAGCACCATCAAGTTTGTCGACATAGTGGACGATGTCCATGCTTTCGGGGAGATAGCGGCTGTCGTCTTTTTGCAGGATCGGCGCCATTTTCTTGCCAATCATGCGGGTGGGCGTCTCTTCGTCATCGCTCAACAGCGTGACTAACTCAACCGGGAGATTCTTCAGGCCGAAAATCATTCGGGCTTTCAGACAGAACGGACAGTGATCGTAGATGTAGAGCTTCACGTTTCTCCTCCATTTAGTGACCAACAGTCTTTATTATGGCGGAGAAAAAAGCATGTTTCAAATCAAGCCCCTGGCTCAAGCATACCGCTCGCGCTTCGCTTCGGGCTAAATTGCCACCACAGTGCAATGAGGGTAATAAAGCCCACGACGCCGAGCATTACCCAGGGTAATTCTGATTGATTCATGGCCTTACCGGAATCAAATAACCAGCCGCCACCGGCATATCCAAGCGCGCCACCCAGCGCCAGACCGAGGCGGCTGAACCCCATATAGCTGCCACGCGCGCGTGGGTCTGCAAGCCCGGCACCGAGCGTTTCGCGGGCGGGTTCAGCAATGATTGAGCCGATATAAAAGGTACAAATCAGCACAAAGAGCTGTTGCACGCTGCTCACTAAACCGATGGGCATCATGCTAAGAGTCATGACCAGTAGGCCGGCCATGAGGCGATGTTCCAGACGAAAACGCTTTTCGCTCCAGCGCGCAATAGGGTAGAGCAGAGTAAGTGACAGGCAGGCTTCGATGGCATACATCCACTTCACGGCGGCAGGCGAGCCCGCAATGTCGTTCACCATAATCGGCAGCATCAGCATCACCTGTACGGCCAGCATGTAATAGCCCGTCAGCGTCAGCACATACGTGACAAAACGCTTATCGGCCATGACGCGGCCCAGCCCTTCCCGCACCGGCGCTTTGACCGTCGAGAGTTTCCAGGCCGGCAGCAGCCAGGCATTAAACGCAGCGCAAAGGATAAACAGCGCGGCGCCCGTCGCACAGACCAGGCGGAAATCATACTGCAGCAGCCAACTGCCCAGCAGCGCACCGATGACTGCGCCCGCGCTGTCCTGCATCATCAGCAACGAGAAAAAACGGCCGCGCTGTCGCGGACGAATTAATTTCACCACCAGTGCGGTTCGCGGTGGATCAAACAGCGTGCCGCCGAGACCGGAGAGAAAACAGGAAAACCACAGCAGCCAGGGATCGTGCGCAATACCCATGGTGGCAAAACCCGCAGCGCGCAGCAGCATACCGGTGACAATCATCGGTTTTGCGCCGAAGCGATCGGCAATCGCCCCACCAAAAACGCCCAGTCCCTGTTGCACAAACTGCCGCAACCCCAGCGCAATCCCGACCATTAACGCCGCCCAGCCCATTTGATCGACAAAACGAATGGAGATCAGCGGAAAGACGACAAAAAAGCCCAACACAACCAGCATGTTATCAACGAGCAGGAAATATTTACCGAGATTACGGGCCTGTGATACGCGGGACATTTTCCCTCCAGGGAAAAGTACACAGAGTCTTCAGGCTGCCGCTGCGTGAGCCACGCCGTGGTGCAGTTTGAATGGGTCGGTGTAGAGAAAGGTGAGCACGCTAATATTCTGCGGTGTTGACGAGCGTTTTCCCACCCCTGCTTGCGACAATATTTTTTTATCAAAAGGGTGGTTTGATTCAGCTTTTTCATCGAATTTTGTGAATTCAACGAAAAATGGTATGTCACTGTTTTCACAGAAGGCACAGGCGCAGGTATAGTAAAGCTAACGGGTAATAGGGCTGAAGTGACGGGAAGGAGTGGTATCGATGTTTGGCTACCGTAGTAACGTGCCAAAAGTGCGCCTGACAACAGACCGATTGGTCGTTCGTCTGGTGCATGAGCGTGATGCCTGGCGTCTGGCGGATTATTACGCCGAAAATCGCCAGTTTTTAAAACCCTGGGAACCCGTAAGAGATGAAAGCCACTGCTTTCCTTCTGGCTGGCAGGCACGTCTGAATATGATTGCCGAGTTTCATAAGCAGGGAACGGCTTTTTATTTCGCGCTACTGGACCCTGAAGAAAAAGAAATCATCGGGATCGCCAATTTTTCCAACGTGGTGCGCGGATCGTTCCACGCCTGTTATCTCGGCTATTCTATTGGTCAAAAATGGCAAGGGCAGGGACTGATG
This sequence is a window from Enterobacter sp. 638. Protein-coding genes within it:
- the grxB gene encoding glutaredoxin 2, with protein sequence MKLYIYDHCPFCLKARMIFGLKNLPVELVTLLSDDEETPTRMIGKKMAPILQKDDSRYLPESMDIVHYVDKLDGAPLLTGKRNPAIEEWLRKVNGYVNRLLIPRFATGAFDEFATPQARAYFVEKKEAAIGNFAEHLSHSPGLIKNISDDLRALDKLIVKPNAVNGELSEDDIHLFPLLRNLTLVAGISWPSRVTDYRDNMAKQTQINLLSSQAI
- the rimJ gene encoding ribosomal protein S5-alanine N-acetyltransferase, giving the protein MFGYRSNVPKVRLTTDRLVVRLVHERDAWRLADYYAENRQFLKPWEPVRDESHCFPSGWQARLNMIAEFHKQGTAFYFALLDPEEKEIIGIANFSNVVRGSFHACYLGYSIGQKWQGQGLMFEALTSAIRYMQRTQHIHRIMANYMPHNQRSGDLLARLGFEKEGYAKSYLLIDGEWRDHVLTALTTKEWTAGR
- the mdtH gene encoding multidrug efflux MFS transporter MdtH, with the protein product MSRVSQARNLGKYFLLVDNMLVVLGFFVVFPLISIRFVDQMGWAALMVGIALGLRQFVQQGLGVFGGAIADRFGAKPMIVTGMLLRAAGFATMGIAHDPWLLWFSCFLSGLGGTLFDPPRTALVVKLIRPRQRGRFFSLLMMQDSAGAVIGALLGSWLLQYDFRLVCATGAALFILCAAFNAWLLPAWKLSTVKAPVREGLGRVMADKRFVTYVLTLTGYYMLAVQVMLMLPIMVNDIAGSPAAVKWMYAIEACLSLTLLYPIARWSEKRFRLEHRLMAGLLVMTLSMMPIGLVSSVQQLFVLICTFYIGSIIAEPARETLGAGLADPRARGSYMGFSRLGLALGGALGYAGGGWLFDSGKAMNQSELPWVMLGVVGFITLIALWWQFSPKRSASGMLEPGA